One Candidatus Omnitrophota bacterium DNA window includes the following coding sequences:
- a CDS encoding LD-carboxypeptidase codes for MRKPQKLELGDTIGIVAPASSFDVDKFKSGVELLKELGYKVKYERVIFDPKWSKPDHDRQRAMQINRMFADKEVRAIFCAEAGYGSAEIIPYLDEKTIRKNPKIFLGYSDITIILLYLQKLAKMVVFHGPIVSGEIYQGMHQLTLEYLQRLFSETKPLGELKFPQLIAFKLGVATGKLVGGNMSLIIDSIGKSYRIRTAGSILFLEDVNEDFNTIRNYFFRLKRSGKFKNIKGLLLGRMLDSSGKDHDLRKLIEKLFKGQDIPVLYGFPSGHLRLRGGLHVTLPLGLPVTIDADRLSLTVAESAVV; via the coding sequence ATGCGTAAGCCTCAAAAATTAGAACTTGGTGATACTATCGGTATAGTAGCTCCGGCAAGTTCTTTTGATGTGGATAAATTTAAAAGCGGCGTTGAACTGCTTAAAGAGCTAGGCTATAAAGTTAAATATGAACGAGTAATTTTTGATCCGAAATGGTCTAAGCCCGATCATGATCGTCAGCGGGCCATGCAGATAAATCGGATGTTTGCCGACAAAGAAGTGAGAGCTATTTTTTGTGCTGAAGCCGGTTACGGTTCAGCCGAAATTATACCCTACCTAGATGAGAAAACTATTAGAAAAAATCCCAAAATTTTTCTCGGGTACAGTGATATAACTATTATCTTACTCTATTTGCAAAAATTGGCTAAGATGGTTGTTTTTCACGGGCCGATAGTTTCCGGGGAGATTTATCAAGGAATGCATCAGCTGACTCTTGAATATCTGCAAAGGCTTTTTAGTGAAACTAAGCCTTTGGGAGAATTGAAATTCCCCCAGCTGATTGCTTTTAAGCTGGGAGTAGCTACCGGTAAGCTGGTTGGCGGCAATATGTCTTTAATCATTGATTCAATAGGTAAGTCTTACCGAATAAGGACTGCCGGCAGCATTTTGTTTTTAGAGGACGTCAACGAAGACTTTAATACCATTAGAAATTATTTTTTTCGTCTCAAGCGTTCAGGGAAGTTTAAAAATATCAAGGGGTTACTTTTAGGCAGAATGCTTGACTCTTCAGGTAAAGACCATGATTTACGTAAACTAATAGAAAAGTTATTTAAAGGACAGGATATCCCGGTATTGTATGGATTTCCTTCCGGGCATTTGCGTTTGCGCGGTGGGCTTCATGTTACCTTGCCTTTGGGACTTCCGGTAACTATCGATGCTGATAGGCTGTCATTAACAGTTGCCGAAAGTGCAGTTGTTTAA
- a CDS encoding alpha-amylase, whose product MGNVILHAFNWKFKEIEKQAKEISSFGYSAILISPPTFSQGKEWFYRYQPLDYRVIFSPLGNLQELTSLIQTLKKNNLKIYIDVVFNHMAHRRDDNLDFPGKDILDQYQQDPVFARNRLYGDLSKDIFSAEDFSHKTDTGLSDLDPDSQRVISAQKEYLRALKKIGADGFRIDAAKHMSIEHIKKVFTEEITRGLYIFAEIIPELHRIFLKDFLKRVDFSVYDFNLFYSMRKALSIEGSLEALKEPDQLDRFRSLTFAITHDIPNNQEMRQLIFDSNDPNRIDEKIAYAYIIGRDGGVPLVYSDKGKEGGMHSDQWKDAYKSKDLLKMIKFHNLLSGKTMQIVSAGKCHLIFSREGDGIAVFNKCTESIQVEVDSRTIQGKFINIDNNKKKFNIVTDNYSFNLPPRSFQLFLRQT is encoded by the coding sequence ATGGGTAATGTCATTTTACATGCTTTTAACTGGAAATTTAAGGAAATAGAGAAACAAGCAAAAGAGATCAGCAGCTTTGGTTATTCCGCCATACTTATTTCGCCGCCTACCTTTAGTCAGGGTAAAGAGTGGTTTTATCGCTATCAACCTTTAGATTACCGAGTTATATTCTCGCCTTTGGGCAATCTGCAAGAATTAACCTCTTTGATTCAAACTTTAAAAAAAAATAATTTAAAAATCTATATCGACGTAGTCTTTAACCACATGGCTCATCGTAGAGATGATAATTTGGATTTTCCTGGTAAAGATATTCTAGACCAGTATCAGCAAGATCCAGTTTTTGCTAGAAATCGTCTATATGGTGATTTATCAAAGGATATCTTTTCAGCTGAGGATTTTAGCCACAAGACTGATACCGGCCTGTCGGATTTAGATCCTGACAGTCAAAGGGTGATTTCTGCCCAAAAAGAATACCTTAGGGCTTTAAAAAAAATAGGTGCTGACGGGTTTCGGATTGATGCGGCTAAGCATATGTCGATAGAACATATTAAAAAAGTTTTTACCGAGGAGATAACCCGAGGTTTATATATTTTTGCTGAGATAATTCCTGAGTTACATAGAATTTTCTTAAAAGATTTTTTAAAGAGAGTTGACTTTTCAGTCTATGATTTTAATCTTTTCTATTCAATGCGTAAGGCCTTAAGTATTGAGGGTAGTCTGGAAGCTTTAAAAGAACCGGATCAGCTGGACCGTTTCCGAAGTCTCACTTTTGCCATAACTCATGATATCCCTAATAATCAGGAGATGAGACAACTTATCTTTGATTCTAACGATCCAAATAGAATAGATGAAAAGATTGCTTATGCTTATATTATTGGCAGAGATGGCGGAGTCCCGTTAGTTTATTCTGATAAAGGAAAAGAAGGTGGAATGCATTCTGATCAGTGGAAAGATGCTTACAAGAGCAAGGATTTACTAAAGATGATAAAATTTCACAATCTTCTATCGGGGAAGACTATGCAGATTGTTTCAGCCGGAAAATGCCATCTTATATTTAGCCGGGAAGGTGACGGTATCGCGGTATTTAATAAGTGTACCGAATCAATCCAGGTTGAGGTTGATTCCAGGACAATACAGGGAAAATTCATAAACATTGACAATAACAAGAAAAAGTTCAATATAGTAACTGATAACTATTCATTTAATTTACCACCTAGGTCATTTCAGCTATTTTTGAGACAGACATAA
- a CDS encoding DUF2179 domain-containing protein yields MEINYILIPFLIFLARIIDVTIGTIRIIFVSRGIRFLSAVLGFFEVLIWLIAITQIMKNLSSVSHYIAYAAGFGMGNFVGISIERRILMGNLMIQIVTKKDAVDLVQFMSKQGYGVTSINAQGKDGPVKVIFSVVKRKNLKRVIQIIKKFNPNAFYTIEDMQFVTENNLFPLGNPHRRFLRKHNSSFLKRK; encoded by the coding sequence ATGGAAATAAATTATATCTTAATTCCGTTTTTGATTTTTCTAGCCCGCATTATCGATGTTACTATCGGCACTATCAGGATTATATTTGTTTCCCGGGGGATAAGATTCTTGTCAGCCGTATTGGGTTTTTTTGAAGTTTTAATTTGGCTTATAGCTATTACTCAGATAATGAAGAATCTAAGCAGTGTAAGCCATTACATCGCTTATGCCGCTGGGTTTGGTATGGGAAACTTTGTGGGCATTTCTATAGAAAGACGAATTCTAATGGGTAATCTTATGATTCAAATAGTAACTAAGAAAGATGCCGTAGATTTAGTGCAGTTTATGAGTAAGCAGGGTTATGGCGTCACCAGTATTAATGCTCAAGGTAAAGATGGACCGGTTAAAGTTATTTTTAGTGTGGTTAAACGCAAGAATTTAAAAAGGGTTATACAAATAATAAAGAAATTCAATCCTAATGCTTTTTATACCATAGAAGATATGCAGTTTGTAACTGAAAATAATCTGTTCCCTCTAGGCAATCCGCATAGAAGATTTTTACGAAAACATAATAGTTCGTTTTTAAAAAGAAAATAG
- a CDS encoding M48 family metallopeptidase: MEKVKVDKIIRSRRRTLSLAITQDAQLIVRAPFGISDKLIKDFVSQKKEWIEKKQEIAKKRKAQTKTKQFINGEEFFYLGSPYRFRALDRRDIVLTEYLEFPKSLLPQARSCLIEWYRAKALNKISERLDFFVEVTGLRYKSLRISNAYKRFGSCSASGRLNFAWRLIIAPLQVIDYVIVHELAHLEVRNHSRRFWSKVKTIIPDYKKYQRWLKENGHLLVV, from the coding sequence ATGGAAAAAGTTAAGGTGGATAAAATAATAAGGTCAAGGCGTCGGACTTTGTCTCTTGCCATAACCCAAGATGCTCAATTGATCGTGAGAGCTCCTTTTGGTATTTCAGATAAGTTAATTAAAGATTTCGTTTCGCAGAAAAAGGAGTGGATTGAAAAGAAGCAGGAAATTGCAAAAAAGCGTAAGGCTCAAACTAAAACTAAACAATTTATTAATGGAGAAGAGTTTTTTTATTTAGGCAGTCCTTACAGGTTCAGAGCTTTGGATCGAAGGGATATAGTCTTAACTGAGTATTTAGAGTTTCCAAAAAGTTTATTACCTCAGGCTCGGAGCTGTTTAATTGAGTGGTATCGAGCCAAAGCGCTAAATAAAATATCAGAACGTTTAGATTTTTTTGTAGAAGTGACGGGTTTAAGATACAAGTCATTAAGAATATCAAATGCTTATAAAAGATTCGGATCTTGCAGTGCAAGTGGGAGGTTAAACTTCGCTTGGCGTTTAATAATTGCGCCACTGCAAGTTATCGATTATGTTATAGTGCATGAATTGGCGCATCTTGAGGTAAGAAATCACTCCCGAAGATTTTGGAGCAAGGTTAAAACGATAATTCCTGATTATAAGAAATATCAAAGATGGCTTAAGGAAAATGGACACTTACTTGTTGTTTAA
- a CDS encoding DnaJ domain-containing protein, which yields MNTKDYYTILGVNRRASQGEIKSAYRKLAFKYHPDRCPEEKKKECEEKFKDVAAAYYVLGDLKKRKEYDDYKKGTYTFRSGPGSGDFASQTGFDFDDLMKHFQDIGAKKSRPGRSSSQYFFFDDLADIFKDVHSAGSHAGGKYTTYDFNNAGSFQKVDTDTLANLNVPVNIANRGGEVKFKMTDGRAITLKINPGTKNGQKLRLKGLGRMCPCCDHRGDLFIMVGIRRN from the coding sequence ATGAATACCAAAGATTACTACACAATTTTGGGAGTTAATCGGCGGGCCAGCCAGGGAGAGATAAAATCGGCATACCGAAAGCTTGCTTTTAAGTATCATCCTGACCGTTGCCCGGAAGAGAAGAAGAAAGAATGCGAAGAAAAGTTTAAGGATGTCGCTGCCGCTTATTATGTTCTCGGAGACCTTAAAAAACGCAAAGAATATGATGATTATAAAAAAGGGACCTATACGTTCAGGAGCGGCCCTGGCTCCGGGGATTTTGCTTCTCAGACTGGATTTGATTTTGATGATTTAATGAAACATTTCCAGGATATCGGCGCTAAGAAATCAAGGCCAGGAAGAAGTAGCAGTCAGTATTTCTTTTTTGATGATTTAGCTGATATTTTTAAAGATGTGCATTCAGCCGGCAGTCATGCTGGTGGTAAATATACAACGTATGACTTTAATAATGCCGGTTCTTTTCAGAAGGTTGATACCGACACCCTCGCTAATTTAAATGTTCCGGTAAATATCGCTAATCGCGGTGGTGAAGTAAAGTTTAAAATGACTGATGGTAGAGCGATTACTTTAAAGATAAATCCAGGTACGAAGAATGGCCAAAAACTAAGATTAAAAGGTTTAGGCCGAATGTGTCCTTGCTGTGATCACAGGGGTGATTTGTTTATTATGGTCGGAATAAGGCGTAACTGA
- a CDS encoding DEAD/DEAH box helicase, whose product MKFSELNLPKAIMNSLQRIGFNELTPIQEATYPIILTGRDICALAETGSGKTSACAIPLIQKVDSSSKTIQGLVIVPTRELCIQYVDEIHKIALKTPVAILAAYGGFDKSIQVAKIKHGVHILVATPGRLTDLMYDGVVNLADVKCVILDEADQLLDDGFLEGIEFILSCIRHEHQTLMFSATMNDKTKKLANDCLKNPAQISLINEQAIPESIGHYFIYVNREAKEKALLDYLQRERVNQTIIFCNARHMVDKLHKVLRKHLRDAEYIHAGLEQGKRSSIVRRFRAQKIRYLIATDVAGRGLDFSHVSHIINWDFPRGEQYTHRTGRTGRMGRKGLALSLITDRDILALREVLRITKITPHWFGLDPLKQSGRPIHSSHHPGRRYRPPRR is encoded by the coding sequence ATGAAATTTAGCGAACTTAATTTACCAAAAGCGATTATGAACTCGTTACAGAGGATAGGGTTTAACGAGCTTACCCCGATACAGGAAGCAACTTATCCTATTATTTTGACTGGGCGCGATATCTGTGCTTTGGCTGAGACCGGATCTGGCAAGACCAGCGCTTGTGCAATTCCGCTTATTCAGAAAGTCGACTCGAGCAGTAAAACTATTCAGGGGTTGGTTATTGTGCCTACGCGTGAGCTTTGTATCCAGTATGTTGATGAGATACATAAAATTGCACTTAAAACTCCGGTTGCAATTCTTGCCGCTTACGGCGGTTTTGATAAGTCAATACAAGTAGCTAAAATTAAGCATGGGGTGCATATTTTGGTAGCTACTCCTGGCCGGCTTACTGACTTAATGTACGATGGGGTAGTTAATCTGGCCGATGTTAAATGCGTGATCTTAGATGAGGCTGATCAATTGCTTGATGATGGATTCCTAGAGGGAATTGAGTTTATCCTTTCTTGTATTAGACATGAGCATCAGACACTTATGTTTTCGGCCACGATGAATGATAAGACGAAAAAACTTGCCAATGATTGTCTCAAAAACCCGGCCCAGATATCACTGATTAATGAACAGGCTATACCAGAAAGTATTGGGCACTATTTTATTTATGTTAATCGTGAAGCAAAAGAAAAAGCACTCCTTGACTACTTGCAGCGTGAAAGAGTTAATCAGACGATCATTTTTTGTAATGCTCGCCATATGGTGGATAAGTTGCACAAGGTTTTACGCAAGCATCTTCGCGATGCCGAATATATTCACGCTGGCCTCGAGCAAGGCAAGCGTTCTTCGATAGTACGACGTTTTCGGGCTCAAAAGATTCGCTACTTAATTGCAACTGATGTCGCTGGCCGCGGTCTCGATTTTTCTCATGTTTCTCATATTATTAACTGGGATTTTCCTCGTGGTGAGCAATATACGCATCGTACTGGCCGAACTGGTCGGATGGGCAGGAAAGGTCTTGCCCTATCTTTGATAACTGATCGCGATATCCTTGCTTTGAGGGAAGTGTTACGTATTACTAAAATTACACCTCATTGGTTTGGATTAGATCCATTGAAGCAATCCGGTAGACCGATACATTCCAGCCATCATCCAGGAAGGCGTTATCGACCTCCGCGACGTTAG
- a CDS encoding metalloregulator ArsR/SmtB family transcription factor, protein MRKVNLKSLRQIFKACSDDTRLRIINVLDEKELTVKDICVVLKVSQPTISKHLMRLRLLKLVFDRRKGNSVFYRRNKDLNSPQCRITDFIVSQFRATKTFASDKKATRRTKR, encoded by the coding sequence ATGCGAAAAGTAAATCTAAAATCATTACGCCAGATATTTAAAGCCTGCTCCGATGATACGCGTCTAAGGATAATAAATGTGCTGGATGAGAAAGAACTTACCGTTAAAGATATATGTGTTGTTTTAAAAGTAAGCCAGCCTACGATTTCCAAGCATCTAATGAGGTTGCGCCTGCTTAAGCTAGTTTTTGACCGGAGAAAGGGCAACTCGGTTTTTTACCGGCGCAATAAGGATCTTAATTCTCCTCAATGTCGAATTACCGATTTTATTGTTTCTCAGTTTAGAGCTACTAAAACTTTCGCCAGTGATAAAAAAGCAACTCGTCGAACTAAAAGATAA
- a CDS encoding KamA family radical SAM protein — translation MSNNLDAETFLEEEPGGPSYETVNYHNKTLDVGREYYDPKEFINNIEDLSRYLPLDKEQICRLKKVSDAYHLKIPFYYFSLIENTSDNCDPIGKQCIPNFDELSQGSFESKDPLAEEKSSPLDCLVHRYPDRALLLVTNRCFMYCRHCTRKRIWSKKINEPTLEDIDRALNYVGRNPKIREIIVSGGDPLTLPTERLEAILSKIHSFSNIEVVRIGTRTPVVFPRRIDDRLCEMLKKYDNVWVNVQFNHPREITPQAALACRKLQKIGIPVSNQSVLLKGVNDNLQVMRDLCQRLQAIRVRPYYLFQCDPVSGTSHFRTSPWQGREIIKKMQGFTSGMCVPTFVIDAIGGKGKIPFGPDYLVSDSDRGMILKNYKDEIFFYQDTPVQPEAITNSKKVRSVNTIGITFNLKNKDAGENHEEYDEIETIESIKKEIEKYGFKVVIFEQDDNFLKRLLSQRPDFVFNIAEGRGDKRGRESQVPAILESLDIPYSGSDPVALGITLDKYLTNRLLKSANILVPEMAMIKDVKDLENLGNIFGGNGSFLVKPRWEGSSKGIFLNSLVSNFDDLKKRVEEIISKYEQPALIEEFLERDEITVGVYGNEVPQILGMMKIVPRDKACKNFLYSLEIKQDWQNKVKYEPQESILKNIQKIIEFYAIKAYKELELKDMARIDFRLDTQNKPKIIDINPLPGLSSSYGDLPILYKLKGNSYNSLIRLILQDSFNRYGFSFDR, via the coding sequence ATGAGCAATAACTTGGATGCTGAAACTTTCCTTGAAGAGGAACCTGGCGGACCTAGTTATGAAACTGTAAATTATCACAACAAAACTCTTGATGTTGGGAGAGAGTATTATGATCCTAAAGAGTTTATTAACAACATTGAAGACCTTTCTCGATACCTACCTTTAGATAAAGAACAGATTTGTCGATTAAAGAAAGTTTCTGATGCTTACCATTTGAAAATTCCTTTTTACTACTTTTCCTTAATTGAAAATACCTCTGATAACTGCGATCCGATTGGAAAACAATGCATACCTAATTTTGATGAGCTTAGCCAAGGTTCCTTTGAAAGCAAGGATCCTTTAGCTGAGGAAAAGAGTTCTCCCTTAGATTGCTTAGTACACCGCTATCCTGATCGGGCACTGCTTTTAGTAACTAACCGTTGCTTTATGTATTGCCGCCACTGCACAAGAAAAAGAATATGGAGCAAAAAAATAAATGAACCAACCCTAGAAGATATAGATAGAGCCTTAAATTATGTGGGCCGGAATCCGAAAATTAGGGAGATAATAGTTTCCGGAGGAGACCCTTTAACTTTACCTACAGAACGGCTAGAAGCTATACTTTCAAAAATTCATTCTTTTAGTAATATTGAGGTTGTCCGTATCGGTACGCGTACTCCGGTTGTTTTCCCTCGGCGGATAGATGATCGGCTTTGTGAGATGCTAAAAAAATATGACAATGTTTGGGTTAATGTCCAGTTCAACCACCCTAGAGAAATTACCCCTCAGGCAGCTTTAGCTTGCAGAAAACTACAAAAAATAGGTATTCCTGTAAGCAATCAGTCAGTATTGCTTAAGGGGGTGAATGATAACTTGCAAGTGATGAGGGATTTATGTCAGAGACTACAAGCGATAAGGGTTAGGCCATATTATTTATTTCAGTGTGATCCGGTTAGCGGGACATCTCATTTTCGAACATCACCTTGGCAAGGTAGAGAAATTATCAAAAAAATGCAGGGGTTTACTAGCGGTATGTGTGTACCGACTTTTGTTATTGATGCTATAGGCGGGAAAGGTAAAATCCCCTTTGGTCCTGATTATTTGGTTTCAGATTCTGACCGAGGAATGATATTAAAAAATTATAAAGATGAAATATTTTTTTATCAGGATACTCCTGTTCAGCCAGAAGCAATAACTAATTCTAAAAAAGTCCGCTCAGTGAATACAATAGGTATAACATTTAATCTTAAAAATAAGGATGCTGGCGAGAACCATGAGGAATACGACGAAATTGAGACCATTGAAAGCATAAAGAAAGAAATAGAAAAATACGGTTTCAAGGTAGTTATTTTTGAGCAGGATGATAATTTTCTAAAACGATTGTTGAGTCAAAGGCCGGATTTCGTTTTTAATATCGCCGAAGGCAGAGGGGATAAGAGGGGGCGTGAATCGCAAGTTCCGGCAATCCTTGAAAGCTTAGATATACCCTATTCGGGATCAGATCCAGTCGCCTTAGGAATCACTCTAGATAAATACCTAACCAATAGATTATTAAAATCAGCAAATATTCTGGTTCCAGAGATGGCTATGATTAAGGATGTCAAAGATTTAGAAAATTTAGGAAATATTTTTGGAGGAAACGGGTCATTTCTTGTAAAGCCGCGTTGGGAAGGTTCTTCAAAGGGAATTTTTCTTAATTCTTTAGTCAGCAACTTTGATGATTTAAAAAAGAGAGTAGAGGAAATAATTTCGAAATATGAACAGCCGGCCTTGATAGAAGAGTTTTTGGAGAGAGATGAGATTACCGTAGGAGTTTACGGCAATGAAGTTCCACAAATTCTAGGAATGATGAAAATAGTGCCTAGGGATAAGGCTTGCAAGAACTTTCTCTATTCTCTTGAGATCAAACAGGATTGGCAAAATAAAGTTAAATATGAGCCACAGGAGAGTATTTTAAAAAATATTCAGAAAATAATTGAATTTTATGCTATAAAGGCATATAAAGAATTAGAATTAAAGGATATGGCGCGTATAGATTTTCGCCTTGATACTCAGAACAAACCTAAGATAATAGATATTAACCCTTTGCCTGGTCTCTCATCTTCGTATGGTGATTTACCAATTCTTTACAAATTGAAAGGTAACAGTTACAATAGTTTAATAAGGTTGATTTTGCAAGATTCATTTAATCGTTATGGTTTTAGCTTTGATAGGTAA
- a CDS encoding B12-binding domain-containing radical SAM protein, producing the protein MKYKHALFLNPYVRSSAISSMMLFPPTGLEYVATNAKDSVGKITLLDLRYEKELSVIDNLLDFIAKEIDLVCVGVSWDRQLKEIFDLLNLIPTGRPLVVGGYQASEKVEEFFNNCPRIDIIVRGEGEETIKEIAPGARFEDILGISYRADGKIIHNSNRPLPDINSIFPPDRSLRRSECRLMLNGINVTNVSFDTVLSSRGCPYNCKFCTFSLNPLGQKRSYAVRQVELVVDEIEKMTANAIIFSDENFFVDVKRAEKICDLIISRKIKKRFVAQARIEVAQHPKLLDKMVKAGFKTLLIGIESPHDWILAQIDKGFDSKAVREAFSVFRKYPLYYHGYFIYGNIGESEEEMLYIAQFAKEIGVDSFSSQKLRIEKFSPLKELALNTPGYHVTDRGELYSDTYSHAALKKIGRRIKFSFYTPSRYLKMLWKGIFVIKFFSFKELLALLFVTPRILYSVIAREVEKSRLADTLKRLFIKNV; encoded by the coding sequence ATGAAATATAAACATGCTTTATTTTTGAACCCCTATGTTAGGAGCTCGGCGATAAGCTCAATGATGCTTTTTCCGCCAACTGGCTTGGAATATGTGGCCACTAATGCTAAGGATTCAGTAGGCAAAATAACTCTCCTTGATTTAAGATATGAGAAAGAGCTATCGGTCATTGACAATCTTTTGGATTTTATAGCTAAAGAAATAGATCTTGTCTGTGTTGGGGTTAGCTGGGATCGTCAACTCAAGGAAATCTTCGATTTGTTGAATTTAATACCTACGGGTAGGCCGTTGGTCGTAGGTGGCTATCAAGCCAGCGAAAAGGTTGAAGAGTTTTTTAATAATTGTCCGAGAATAGACATCATTGTTAGAGGTGAAGGCGAAGAAACCATAAAAGAAATCGCCCCCGGAGCTCGGTTCGAGGATATTCTGGGTATTTCTTATCGGGCAGATGGAAAAATAATACATAATAGTAATCGGCCATTACCGGATATTAATAGTATTTTCCCGCCGGACCGAAGCCTAAGACGTAGCGAGTGTCGCCTGATGCTTAATGGCATTAATGTAACCAATGTAAGCTTTGATACTGTGTTGAGTTCTCGAGGTTGTCCCTATAATTGTAAATTTTGTACTTTTAGCTTAAATCCTCTCGGTCAGAAGCGGAGCTATGCAGTTCGGCAAGTTGAGCTTGTTGTTGATGAGATTGAGAAGATGACCGCGAATGCGATAATTTTCAGTGATGAAAATTTTTTCGTTGACGTAAAAAGAGCCGAAAAGATCTGTGATTTGATAATTTCTCGCAAAATAAAGAAACGGTTCGTAGCCCAGGCTCGGATTGAAGTAGCCCAGCATCCTAAACTATTAGACAAAATGGTCAAAGCCGGGTTTAAAACGCTGCTTATTGGCATTGAATCGCCTCATGATTGGATACTTGCGCAAATTGATAAGGGTTTTGACTCCAAGGCAGTGAGAGAAGCCTTTTCGGTGTTTAGAAAATACCCACTTTACTATCATGGTTATTTTATTTATGGTAATATTGGTGAAAGCGAGGAAGAGATGTTATATATAGCCCAGTTTGCAAAGGAGATCGGGGTTGATTCTTTTTCTTCCCAGAAGTTGAGAATTGAGAAATTCTCGCCGCTCAAGGAGCTAGCCTTAAATACTCCCGGCTACCATGTTACTGACCGAGGCGAGCTTTATTCCGATACCTATAGCCATGCGGCTTTAAAAAAGATTGGACGGAGAATAAAGTTTTCTTTTTATACACCATCGCGATATTTAAAAATGTTATGGAAGGGGATTTTTGTAATAAAGTTTTTCAGTTTTAAGGAATTATTGGCACTTCTTTTTGTAACGCCAAGGATATTGTATAGTGTTATCGCTAGAGAAGTAGAGAAAAGTCGTCTTGCCGATACTTTAAAGCGTTTATTTATAAAAAATGTTTAA
- a CDS encoding LapA family protein: MKLKRIILLVLGCLLLIILLQNTQVVTLRFLFWKLSMSRIILLPLVIVIGFSLGFFIGRRSSNRKT; this comes from the coding sequence ATGAAACTAAAGAGGATAATACTATTAGTGCTAGGGTGTTTATTATTAATTATTTTACTGCAGAATACGCAAGTAGTTACTTTGAGATTTTTATTCTGGAAATTAAGCATGTCACGGATTATCTTGTTGCCGCTAGTCATAGTCATCGGTTTTTCCCTGGGTTTCTTTATCGGAAGAAGATCTTCCAATCGGAAAACTTAG
- the corA gene encoding magnesium/cobalt transporter CorA, with amino-acid sequence MAKLLKKLSKTAGHIPGDLVHVGERKIDKVKISVIDYDSVNFQEKEVKSIEEVFPFKDTPTVTWVNIDGLHDTEIITKLGERFEMHPLTMEDIVNTGQRPKYEDFDKYIFVVLKMFMFKEKSKEVVSEQVSLIFGNNFVISLQEKEGDVFNPIRERIRKAKGRIRKMGADYLAYSLLDSVVDNYFSILEKIGEKIEEMEEKIIANPVPKTLQMIHRSKQDIIFLRKSVWPLREVVNALERSESKLIAKPTRIFLRDLYDHTIQVIDTVETYRDMVSGMLDIYMSGVSNKMNEVMKVLTIIATIFIPITFVAGIYGMNFDPKISPWNMPELSWKFGYFGAWGIMILIALTMLIYFRRKKWI; translated from the coding sequence ATGGCTAAATTACTAAAAAAATTATCTAAAACTGCCGGACATATTCCCGGTGATTTAGTTCACGTGGGGGAAAGAAAAATTGATAAAGTGAAGATATCGGTAATTGATTATGATTCGGTGAACTTTCAAGAAAAAGAAGTTAAGAGCATTGAAGAAGTTTTTCCTTTCAAAGATACCCCCACGGTTACCTGGGTGAATATCGACGGTTTGCACGATACAGAAATAATTACTAAGTTAGGGGAGCGGTTTGAAATGCACCCCTTGACTATGGAGGATATTGTTAACACTGGCCAGAGGCCTAAGTATGAAGATTTTGATAAGTATATTTTTGTGGTTTTAAAGATGTTTATGTTTAAGGAGAAGAGCAAAGAAGTTGTTTCGGAACAGGTTAGTTTAATTTTTGGGAATAACTTTGTTATTTCTCTGCAGGAAAAAGAAGGTGACGTATTTAACCCGATCCGCGAGCGGATTCGTAAGGCCAAGGGTAGAATTAGAAAAATGGGCGCTGATTACCTTGCCTATAGCCTTCTAGATTCAGTGGTAGATAATTATTTTTCGATATTGGAGAAGATTGGTGAAAAAATAGAGGAGATGGAAGAGAAAATTATCGCTAATCCTGTACCTAAGACTTTGCAAATGATTCATCGCTCAAAACAGGACATTATTTTCTTGCGCAAATCAGTCTGGCCTTTGCGTGAGGTAGTTAATGCTTTGGAACGTAGCGAATCAAAGCTGATAGCAAAACCGACCCGTATATTTTTGCGTGATCTCTATGATCATACCATTCAAGTTATCGATACCGTCGAGACTTATCGGGATATGGTTTCCGGGATGCTTGATATATATATGTCTGGCGTAAGTAATAAGATGAATGAGGTTATGAAGGTTTTGACTATAATTGCTACCATTTTTATCCCGATCACTTTCGTGGCTGGTATTTACGGCATGAATTTTGATCCTAAGATATCACCTTGGAATATGCCTGAGCTTAGCTGGAAATTCGGCTATTTTGGTGCTTGGGGAATTATGATTTTAATTGCCTTAACTATGCTTATTTATTTTCGGCGCAAGAAGTGGATTTAA